From Candidatus Margulisiibacteriota bacterium:
TGTACGTCTGTTTTCTTGTTCTTCGAACCTGAGTTGTTGATATTTTTCCAGCAAACCTTTGAAGTCCTGTTTTATAATTTCCAGCTCGGGTTTGGTAAGAGTTATGGCAATTAGTTTTTTTAACATCGTTATTAGTCCTCCTTAATTTCCAGATATACTCTTTCAAAATTGGTTTTCGGCTTTGTTGTCTGCGTCGCAAATTGCTCGACGTATGTTAGAATACGCCTGCGCGCTTTGCTCCTTGACGCCTCGCCGAATTCCCAATTTTGCGCGAGTATACAGTAAACCAATTTGGTTTAGGAATATATCGACAGACATTTAATCGTTTCCCAAAAATTTACCAATGCCAATAAAAATCCGGGAAAAAATATTTGTGCTTACGATAAATAGGATGGTTCTTTATATGGAATAAAATTTACAGAACAAGGAGAAAGTTATGAAACTGAAAGTTGTATCCGCTTTTTTTGCTGAAATACAGAATTTTCAATTAATCAATTTATACAATTGCAGCTTCGACACAGGGGAACTGGCTAACGGCAGAATATATTTAAGCAAGAATATGCTGGCATTTGAGATTTCTTTAGACCGTAGCTTGCCCTGGGCAGAAAATTATCTACATCTGGATAAATCGACTTATAAATTTAAGATCGAACCTGATAATAAATTGAAAGCCCTCCACGTAATGCGTTTTAAAAATACCTATATCGGACCAATACAAAAAAATGACTTAAACCTTCTGGCTCATGTTCTTAAACATCTTTTTAACGCGCGGCTGGACGGTAGTTACATAAATTATATTAACAAGCAACAATTTCAAATACTGAGGACCTTATATGAAATATTCAATGAGAAAAGTTCTGAATATGTAATTTTGTAAGATAGATAATTAACTTTTTATTGACTGATAAAACCTATATTTTTAACTTCAAATGGTTCTGGTCGTTCAAATAACTGGTTAATAGCCTCAATGATCATTTGAATATTATCCTCAGATTTGTCCTGTCTTTTTAGTTGTTTGGTATCAACGCCATAGAGCAAAGCTAAATCCATATCAAGCATAACTTTTTGCCCACGCATAGAATATATTTTGTTTTCCAGTCAATCTAAATACTTGCGAGAAGACATGTAATATAGTTTTGCAAGTTTGTTTTAACTCTTTCCCTGCTGGAATTTTGATCAAGATTTAGATATTGCAGAAGCCCTTTGTTTAACTGACAAACATTATTTTCTATACAGATATCAATAAACTTCATAAACATTTCCAGAAGCATATCGGGTTCAACCACTTGAGCCAGCTGAGGCAGATGATATAACATTCTGTTAAATATATAGTTTGCCAGGTCCATATCCCTGCATTTACTATACTTGCTGCCGGCCGCGTCCATTATTGTTTCAATATGTATGCGCGAACCGTATCTTTTGAAATAGTCTCCGGCAGGGTTTAACATTATTGCCACCGCTGCTTCCAACTGAATAATTGTCGTTTGATCAATATCCGGATTTCTCTGGAATAAATCCTCGATTTCCGGCAGATAATCCCTGCCCAGTATCTTCATGCCCATCTGAGCAACGGCTCCGGATATATTAGCCATAGCTTCGCCTTCACTTCGACAACAGCTAATTGCCTGCTCTCCGCTTGATTGTCCGGCTGCAGTTTTATTTCTGCGGTTTCTGAAAGTGTCCAGAAACACAACTTTTGTCCCGATAAGTTTATTGTGCATTATTTCCTCCTGTTTAAAGTCTGAATATATATCGGCAAAGAAGGTGTCTATTCTCAGGAAATTACTCTTATTTAAATATATTGATTCTGAAAAATTCTGTATTCTTCGATCCAGGCTGTCCGAAAATGTCATTCTCCGGCTTGACCGGAGAATCCAGCCTTAACGAAAGCCTTGCAAATACTGGATTCCCGTTTCCACGGGAATGACAATTCTAATAGATTTCTTTATTTTCGGACAGCCTGAACACAAGTTCTTAATATATTATTTTATTAATTCTCGTTTTTACAGTACGTAGAGATAATTAATAATTTGAAAGCTAATAGATAATATCTTTTAGTCTGTAAGCCGGATCGCCTTGTTGGTCAATCGGTCCGTACCCTTGTTGCCCGGGACCAAGGTGGGCCATTACACCCGATTCTCGGCTCAGCCCGGTTAAGTTTTGCAGTGTGGATTGGTAAACGGTAAATAGATGGAACCTGTGCTTGGTTTGGAGATTAGGCGCCAAATTTTCAAAAAAGTTTGCTCCTTTGATAATCAATAGATCGCTGTCAGATATTAAATTTATAAGCTGTTTGGAGGCAAATCTGAGATCAATGGTTTCCAATTCGGAGGGTTGGCCGATAACTGAAAAATTCGTACTTGTCCTGAGATTTGTAAAATACTCATCTTTCAAAATTCTTTTAATATCTGCTACAGAAGTATTTGGCTTTATGGAATTGGTATTAGCCCAAACTTTTACTTTTAATTTCTGATAATGTTCCATTAAATTTTTTATAAAATTCAGGTCAAAGACTGTTTCCCCGTTATCATCGACAATGTATAGTATTTTTAAAGCGGGATTTTTATTTATCAAATTTAACAAGTCATTCAGATGATCAATTGCTGGCGACGCCTTAAGTTTATTCAAAAGAGTTTTCGTGGCCAGACCTGGCTCATTATAGAATTCAGGCTGATGCCACCACACTGTGCCTGCGTAAATTGATGCTGCTAGCGTCTCCTGCAGGTTCTTGCGCTGGGAGCCGGATGGGAATATATTCCTCAAAGCGGTTAAGGCGGTGCTGTTTATTATATCAGAATGTATATCGGCGGATTTATTGGACAGTTTGAGAATTTTTGTTCCGATGAGGTCAAGCTCCTGGTTGTTCAGACTATAAAACAAAGGCTTATTGTCGGGCATTATAGTTTTGAGAACAGCAGAAAAAAGGAACATGGCTTGCTCAGCTAAATATTGTTGTGAAACGATCGAAAGGATATTTTCATATTTTATGCAACTCTGGGACCATTGCACGATTCTGGAAAATTGGTAGTTTAAGTTGAATTGCCAGCGCGAATTCAAAACAGTTTCCATGGCAAATGGATAGGCCTTGGCCGTGGAACCGATTTTATTCAGAAGCTCAGGCCCGGGCATATTCTTTCTATGAGAAAGGATAACTTCTTCCAGGGGATACTGAGTTTTTTTCCAATCACAATCATTTGTTGACCTTAAGATCAGATTGGTGTCTTCCGGAGGTAGATAAGGTATTGTGGAAAAATAATAAACAAAGAATCGGCTATGGTTTTCTCAGGCTGAACCCCCTTAATAGATATTCCCGGTTTTTGAGGGATAATTTGTACAAAATCGCCTTCATTCGGATCAAAACGGGCAAAACCTATTTCGTCAAAGGACATTGTTTCGGTTTGACTGATGATTTTGTAATTCATATACTAATCTATCGTATGAGAAATGACTTAGATTTCAACAAACTTTAAAAGGACTGTTGCGTTATAAACTTTTTACAGGCTGTCCGTAAAATACTTTCAAACAACCTGTAAAAATAACTTGAAGAATATGAACCTCTGTACTACTTCTGGACCTCAGCGGTTATCAGTATCTTTTTATTTTTCATATCATAAAACTCATACATTCTGACCGGCTGCAGATTTTTATCCTGCAAATATTTTTCCAGTACAGGATATGCTTTAATCGGCGCTAACATAAAGGAAAGAGGGCTTTTTAAAGGAAATTCTGCAACAACAGCATCTTTTTTCTCAATAACCATTACCTTGAATTTTGTTTTCAGTTCTTCGGCTTTGGCCAGATCTTTTTCTTCCAGCACACAGCCCAGATCGCTGCGTAGTTTGTCTTTAGCAACAAGATCAGGATTGTCGTAATATATACCGATGCTGTTAATGGTTTTAATTCCAACCTTTTCCAGGTCTTTATAAACTTTCATAAAAATTTTCCCGGTATTTTTGTAGTCACCGGTATAGGATTCATAGACTATAGTAAAAGGACCCATCTGCTTTTCTGTAACTTTGACCTTTCCGAACATACCGTGATAAGCCAAAACCAGAAAATAAAGAATAAAGAGCACAGCAATAACTGTTAAAAGCATTCTAAGAGCTTTCATAATAAACCTCCTCATGGAAAGATAATTTTATTATAAATCTCCTCAAGAAATTTTTACAGCCTTAACGATTTACTGATTTTGAAGTCTGTCGATATCGGTAGCTATTATTTAGAATGAGCTAATATTATAGAAACCATTGTCCCTTTTCTTCTTAATATTTTGTTATTACTTGAGGTTCGGACAAATCGATTTGTCCGATTTCCTCATGATGTATCAATTCGAATGCAAAATCCTCTGGAGAATCTTTTAATATCGGAACTGTTTGCGCAGGAGTAGTGTGTCTGCCTCCCACATTTATCAGCCACGGCAAGCTTAAAAAATTCAGGGTGTCGAGTTCCTGTTGCAACTTTCGGTTTAATCCTTCAAGATCACAGTCCATGGACGCTCTGGAAATTCTTATGGGTATGGTGGTTCTTTTCACATTGCCGGTAAAATTTACCAGTATTGATTTGGGCGGGAAAATTGTACCTTCCCGAGCTAAAGACAGCAGTTCATTTTTAGAAAAACCGGCTTGAGAAACAACCAGATTTGAGGGAATATTTTGCTTGAATAGTTTAAAAATATCAGCTCTGGAAACCGCCATTTTTTCTGTATCCACGCCTTGTTTTTCCAGTGTTCTAATAAAGTCCGACATAATCTCATGCTGGGCTACTTTACCCAGGTTAGCCGCAAATTGATATCTGCTGCCGTTCCATTGAAAGGTAGTTAACCCGCGATTTATTTTTTCATCTTTTGATATTTGAATAATAGTATCTTTTCTTAACGCAGTTTCAATAAAGAAATCTACTAAATTCTGATTTTGGACATACAAAGAGCGACCCAGGGAAGAAATTTCAAATCCGTGTACAGGCAGTTCCAGAACAAGAATGTGTTTAAATTGTATTCTTTTTACAACGATCAAGCGATGATTTCCATCTACAGCGTAAAATTTGTCAGGCTTATTGATATCCCTGATTACCACAATAGGTGTATATAAAATTGCCTTGCCTGACAAGTAAAATCGCTCAATGTCGTTTAATTTATTTTTTGATATTGCGCTTTCGGTAGGAAAAATCAGCGATGAGGGTACAAAT
This genomic window contains:
- a CDS encoding ARMT1-like domain-containing protein, with translation MPGPELLNKIGSTAKAYPFAMETVLNSRWQFNLNYQFSRIVQWSQSCIKYENILSIVSQQYLAEQAMFLFSAVLKTIMPDNKPLFYSLNNQELDLIGTKILKLSNKSADIHSDIINSTALTALRNIFPSGSQRKNLQETLAASIYAGTVWWHQPEFYNEPGLATKTLLNKLKASPAIDHLNDLLNLINKNPALKILYIVDDNGETVFDLNFIKNLMEHYQKLKVKVWANTNSIKPNTSVADIKRILKDEYFTNLRTSTNFSVIGQPSELETIDLRFASKQLINLISDSDLLIIKGANFFENLAPNLQTKHRFHLFTVYQSTLQNLTGLSRESGVMAHLGPGQQGYGPIDQQGDPAYRLKDIIY
- a CDS encoding GyrI-like domain-containing protein; this translates as MKALRMLLTVIAVLFILYFLVLAYHGMFGKVKVTEKQMGPFTIVYESYTGDYKNTGKIFMKVYKDLEKVGIKTINSIGIYYDNPDLVAKDKLRSDLGCVLEEKDLAKAEELKTKFKVMVIEKKDAVVAEFPLKSPLSFMLAPIKAYPVLEKYLQDKNLQPVRMYEFYDMKNKKILITAEVQK